A single region of the Aptenodytes patagonicus chromosome 7, bAptPat1.pri.cur, whole genome shotgun sequence genome encodes:
- the FANCF gene encoding Fanconi anemia group F protein codes for MEAVLEQVGQLPALLAVSRSALVRDWDSLTLDRALEWARYFQHLHDRFRTRPRLREALGRRLRRGQPSPQLGFPHLGRCPQLLGLALLENRALPPAACRRLIHSLLQSPGAEAGPEPRSLVLLARRKAACRLLALPRGPPRPPERMEPQLQAEAQLLLSRLREEAQEAEPAEEAAGRLRWLSGVLEQLSQPRAFEVAAAALLLLRQGSGAEQAGGGGRDGNSLDGNQASGTGDGSVAGPLLSWLLGNLERFSAFCLFLPGSLLASLAGHYPQLSRPYLDLLTSWGSHLLYDPLQGQWVKSCFDEAELSWDELRERFTCLCQGSALLKGQTQAALKLLKAQEGDFKVCGLSVWTDLLMEVEEYLRKAAER; via the coding sequence ATGGAGgccgtgctggagcaggtggggCAGCTGCCCGCGCTCCTGGCCGTCTCCCGCTCCGCGCTGGTGCGGGACTGGGACTCCCTGACCCTGGACAGGGCTCTAGAGTGGGCTCGGTATTTCCAGCACCTCCACGACCGCTTCCGCACCCGGCCTCGGCTCCGGGAGGCCCTggggcggcggctgcggcggggtcAGCCGAGCCCTCAGCTCGGCTTCCCCCACCTGGGACGCTGCCCGCAGCTGCTGGGCCTGGCGCTGCTGGAGAACCGCGCTCTGCCGcccgccgcctgccgccgcctGATCCACAGCCTGCTGCAGTCTCCCGGCGCGGAGGCCGGCCCCGAGCCCCGCAGCCTGGTGCTCCTCGCCCGCCGGAAGGCCGCCTGCCGCCTGCTGGCTCTGCCCCgcggcccgccgcggcccccggaGAGGATGGAGCCGCAGCTGCAAGCGGAGGCGCAGCTGCTGCTGAGCCGGCTGCGGGAGGAGGCGCAGGAGGCCGAGCCGGCTGAGGAGGCCGCGGGGCGGCTGCGCTGGCTGTCCGGTGTCCTggagcagctctcccagccccggGCCTTcgaggtggcggcggcggcgctgctgctgctgaggcagggGAGTGGCGCTGAGCAGGCCGGAGGCGGGGGTCGGGATGGGAACAGCCTAGATGGAAACCAGGCGAGTGGAACAGGAGATGGATCCGTTGCCGGGCCCCTGCTTTCCTGGCTGCTGGGGAACCTGGAGCGATTTTCTgccttctgccttttcctcccaggctcccttcTTGCCTCCCTAGCTGGTCACTATCCCCAGTTAAGCAGACCTTATTTGGACCTTTTAACCAGCTGGGGAAGCCACTTGCTCTATGACCCCTTGCAGGGACAGTGGGTTAAAAGTTGTTTTGATGAAGCTGAATTGTCCTGGGACGAGCTGAGGGAGCGCTTCACCTGCCTCTGTCAGGGATCTGCGCTACTCAAAGGGCAGACCCAGGCTGCTCTGAAACTTCTGAAGGCACAGGAGGGAGACTTTAAAGTCTGTGGCCTAAGTGTGTGGACTGACTTACTGATGGAAGTAGAGGAATatctgagaaaagcagcagagcgCTAA